The Tessaracoccus aquimaris sequence CCCTCGGCGGGCGCCGGTCAGCGCCGCGACCCCTGAGGCCTGCGCGGTGTCCATCACCGATGCGAGGTTGTGCTGCGCGAAGACCCGCTCGATGCCGACCGCCTCAGGCTGGTACTCGTCGAACCACTCGACGAGGCCGCGCTCGAGGGCAAGCAGTCGGAGCGCGACGTCCTCACCGACGGGGGTCCGGACGACGCCGACGGCCACCAACCGGGGCGGCCGACCGACCGTCCCTTCAACCACGCCGACGCCGCAGCGGGTGAGGCCGGGGTCGATCCCGATGACGCGCATGGAGGTGTTACTCAGTCCTCGTCTTCGAGTGCCTGTGCGACCTCGGGGGTGACATCGACGTTGGTGAAGACGTTCTGCACGTCGTCGGAGTCCTCCAACGCGTCGATGATCCGCTCGACCTTCTGGGCGACGTCGACCGAGTCGACCTCCTGGTCGAACGAGGCCACGAACTGCACCTCGGAGGAGTCGTAGTCGAGACCGGCCGACTCGATGGCCTTTCGCACCTCGACGAGGTCGTTGGGGTCGGTGTAGGCCTCGAACTCGTCACCGTTGTCGGAGACCTCCTCGAGGCCAGCCTCCAGCGCGGCCTCCAGCAGGGCGTCCTCGCTCAGTTCGCCCGAGGTCTGCTTCTTCGGCACGACGACGACGCCCTTGCGGGAGAACAGTCGCTGGACGGATCCGACGTCTGCCATGGTGCCCCCGTTGCGGGTGACGGCGACCCGCACGTCGGACGCGGAGCGGTTGCGGTTGTCGGTGAGGCACTCGATCAGGATGGCGACGCCCGCAGGGCCGTAGGCCTCGTACATGATCGTCTCGTAGTCGGCCCCGCCGGACTCGGCGCCAGAGCCGCGCTTGACGGCGCGATCGATGTTGTCGTTGGGAACCGAGGACTTCTTGGCCTTCTGGATGGCGTCGTAGAGAGTGGGGTTGCCCGCTGGGTCACCGCCACCGATCCGCGCCGCGACCTCGACGTTCTTGATCAGCTTGGCGAAGAGCTTGCCCCGCTTGGCGTCGATGACGGCCTTCTTGTGCTTGGTCGTTGCCCATTTGGAATGGCCGCTCATCCGGTCCCACTTTCTCGTCGCAGAAGTAACTCTCGATAGAGCAGCCTATCGTGTCGGCCCTAAACGACCTTGCTGAGCAGCGCCACCGCGTCCCGTGTCGTGTAGCCGAGTTCGCGGGCGAGCCGCGAGAGCCCCAGCCCGTCCGGCGTGTCGATCCCGAGGCCCGCCTCGGTGCAGCCGGATGTGCGCATCGAGCGCAGGCACGAGCCGAGCAGCGCGAGGGAGATGCCACGGCGGCGGTAGTCGGGGTGGACACCGAAGCGTTCGGTCCAGCCGCCGCAGGGGTCGCCGTCGTCGACGACGCTCATGGCATAGCCGACGATCCGGTCGCCGTCGCGCGCGACGAAGGACCACTCGGGGCGGAAGCCGACGTCGGCCAGGCGCTGGTTCCATTCCTCGGCCTGGACCTCCGCGCCGCCAATGGGTTTGAAGCAGAGGTTGTGCAGCACGCGCACCTCCTCCGCGTCGGCGGGGAGGAAGCCCGCGATCGAGATCCCGTCAGCGTCCGGGACCACCAGGGGCTGGCCCAGGTCGCGGTGCAGGTCGTAGTAGTAGCGCTCCGGCTCGAAGCCCTGCCTGCGGGCGACGCCCTCGAGGCCCGGCCTGCCGACCTCGGCGTAGCAGCCGAGCCACAGCGGAACTCCCGGATGGTTCTCGTCGCGCCAGGCCTTGGCGCGCTCGATCTGCCACTTCAGGAGCGCGGTGCCGACCATCATGTGACGGTGCACGGGGTGCACGCCGCCCATCAGGTACATCCGGAGCGGATCGGTGCTTGCGAGGAATCCGGCGCCGAAGGCCGAGAGCGAGGAGTAGGCGTCCCAGCCGCCGACGGCCAACCCTGTTGCGGGGAGCAGGTCTCTGTCGAGGATCGCCGCGGTCATCCCCGAGAGAACCGAGTTGTCCAGCGCCTCGAGTTGGGCCCTGAAGCTCTCGATCTCGGGGGCATCGTGACTGCCTAAGAGCCGCCACCTGAGGTGCGGCTCCACATAGGCTTCCATGGTCGTCAGTCTACGCCTCACCGCCAGATGCGCGGTCGCGCATCCTTGGTTGGGGCGGCCTGGTCCCAGAGCCGACGCCAGCGGGGCGTCTGTTCCAGCGACGGGACTGAGGGCCCCTCGGCGCGCCGCCGCTCGACGGCCCACCAGCTCAGGTCGCCCTCGTGGACGAGTTGCTCCACGCGGTGCTGCAGTTCCGCGGTCGCCTCGGCGAGGCCCTGGCCGCGCGGGTAGATGGGGGCACCGAACCGGATCGACACCTTTGGCCGCGCGCGCAGCGGCAGCTTCAGGATGTCCTTCAGCTTGAACGTACCGACCAGGCCGACGGGGACCACCGCGACGTTGTGCTGCCCTGCGATGCCCGCCGCGACGTCGGAGAACTCCCCCACCTGTCGCCCGGCAGATGGGTCGTCGGTGAAGACCACCACGTTGCGGCCCCGCGCAAGCGAGCGTGAGGGCGTGACGTTGGTCGGGCGCAGCCGCGACGGGAGCGAGAGCCGCAGCAACTGGTAGTCCAGGGCGCCCTGCTCGTTGGCGGCCAGCACGAACGGGTGGCGAAGGCCCGTCAGGGAGTCGTCACCGACCAGTTCGATGTCGAAGCGGAAGCCGAGGAGGCGGAGCATCAGGTGCCTGCCCGGACGCTCCGTCCGGAACCCCAGTTCGCGGGCCACGACCGGACGGGGCGGCACACCCGCGGGGCGACGGCGGCGCAGCGTGGCGGTCAACGCGTCGAGGAGGTCGGCGGGCAGCGTGAACTGCGGCCGCTTCTTCGACCTGCGGCTCTGCGCCCAGGAGGGCAGGTCCCTGCTCATCGCACGTCGCCCAACGCCAGCCCTGGGCCGCGCAGCATCGTGATGCTCGGGTGCATGCCGACGGTGCCCGAGGCGATCTCGAGGGCGTCGGCGTAGGTGGTGGCCGCGCGATGCCCGAGCAGCGCAGCGACGCGACGGTCTCCCCCGACCCAGATGACGTCGGAGAACCGGCTCGATGCGCTGGCCAGTTCGTACCACTGCTGGTAGACGCGCAGCGGATGGTCGGCGAAGTTCTTGCGGTACAGGTCGAGGTACCACTCGTCGTCGACCGAGCTGGGCTGGAAGTCGGCGGCGATCTCCGCGGGATCGGTCGTGACGGGCAGCACCTTCGCGAAGAAGTCCGCAGCGCTGGACTGGCGACGGTTGGAGAACCGGTTGCGCAGCGGATGGAACGCGATCAGCACGCCGCCCTCGCGGGCAAGCGGCGCCTCCAGGTGGCTGCCTGCGCGGGTGACCAGGGCGTGGTGCGCGGCGCCGAGCGGCGACCCGATGGCGTCGACCGGGTCGATGGAGGGGCCCCACACCGAGGTGACGAGCACGTCGGCCGAGCCCTTCACCTCGACGGCGTTGGCGGCCTGCCACACCTCGCGCGAGTCGTTCAGCGCCGCGGAGAAGGCACCACCGACCACGTCGATGACCGCGTAGTCGGCACGGGGGTTGCCGTTGACCAGTTGGGCACCCTGACGGGGAAGCGCCGCGATGATCTGCCGGGACGCGGCGAACGCCAACCGGTCGCTGAGGCGCCATTCCCATTCGCGGCTCGACAGGAAGCGAAGCCCGGGGCGAGCAGCGGCTGGCCGAGGACCGCGAGCAGCGCGAAGCCGGGCACCTTTTCCTGGATCAGGTCGCTGACGCCGCGCTCGAACTCGCGGTCGGGGGCGACGCCACCGATCCGGTCAAGCGTGGTCAGGTCGGTCAGGCCGAGCGCGAGCGGGCAGCGCTCCGAGTCGTCGCCGCGGATGCCGATCACGACCACGAGGTCGGACTGGGCGACCCGCCGGTTCACGCGCACCGTGGTGCCGTCCACCTCGCCGACGGAGACGAGGTCGGGACTCGTCACGTCATGGCTCGTGATGAGCCCGTCAGGCAGGAACGACGTGGCGACCCGGTCGCCGAGCACCCGGGTGACCTGCTGCGTGTTCCAGCGCTGCTTCAGGCCGTTGGCGACCACGATCTCGACGTCGTCGACCCCGTTGCGGGCCGCGATCTCCAGGACCCGCTCTGCGAGCGTGCGGCGCGGGTCGAAGTGGGGCCGTGGCAGCGGCGCGTCGGCGTCGACGATGACCAGCGTGAGCCGGGTGTCGGGGCGCAACTGCTCCGAGAGCGGCGCGACGCCTGTCGGGGCGCCGACCGCGGCGTCGATCAGGCCGACGGGGTCCGAGGACTCCTCAGCGTCGGCGGCGTAGACCACCTGGGTGCCGATGCCGAAGCGCTCCAACCGAAGCTGGGCTCCCGACATCGTCATGAGGTGCGGGGTCTTTTCGTCGACCTCCAGCACAAACCCGGGACGAGACATCAGCGGTCCTTTCCGTTCACGACATCTTGAGGCGAGGCAGCGGAGACATCTCCGGCCACTCGACGATTGACCAGCCCTTGGACTTGGCGGCGCGCATCAACCCGATGTCCGGGCTGACGGCGACCGGGTTGCCAACGGCGTTGAGCATCGGCAGGTCGACGTGGCTGTCGGCATAGCCGAACGAGTTGGCCAGGTTGATGCCGTGCAGTTGGGCGTAGTGGTTCAGCCACGCGGAGCGTGACTCCCCCACCATGGGCGGGCCGCTGAGGAAGCCGGTGCAGATCCCGTTCTCGTCGGTGGCCAGTTCGGCGGCGACGATGGTGTCGAACAGGCCCTCGAACGGCCGGGTGAGTGGCCGGATCACGCCGGTCATCAGGATGGTGGTGTGGCCGGCGTCGCGGTGCTCGCGGATGCGGCGGATCGCGTCGGGCGACATCCGGTCGAGGATCAGCGGCGACAGCTTCTCGTCGACGTAGCTCTCCAGCGCGGCCAGGTCGGCGCCCGCGTAGCGGCGGTAGATGGAGCGCAGGAACACGCCCCTGTCGCGACGCTCCGCGCCCAGGTACATCGGCAGTTGCAGCGCGAGGCTTGCGACCTCCCCGATCCGCCGCAGCGGCGACAGCTCGGGAAGCCGCGCCCAGAGGTAGGTCTCGACGACGTTGGTGGCCATCACGGTGCCGTCAAGGTCGAACGCGGCGAGCACGGTGCCCGGCTCGGCGGGCTTGAGGTCGCGGAAGGTGGTGGAGCGCCCCTTGCGGCGCTTGCGGGCCGCCTCGAGTCGGCGCACCGGATCCGTGATGGCCGGGATGTGCACCTCCTCCATGTAGTGCTTCCACTCGAAGCTGGCCGAGTCGAAGCCGAACCGGTCGCGGTCGTCGGGGTGCAGCGAGTGGTGCAGCGCGAGCGTGCAGTCGTCGACGAAGTGGAGCTCCGACTGCAGGTACTCGCCGTACAGCGTCATGTACTTGCCGAGGAACTCGAGTTGCTTGCGGGACTTGTCGAGCGAGGCGGCCAACTGCCTGGTCTTCTTGCCACGGGGGGCGAAGCTGATCAGCTTGTTGCCGATCCTCACGCCCTTGTCGGCGAGCCTCATGAACATCTCGACGGGCTCGGCGCCGGGGAAGTTCCAGGTCGCAAGCGGGGTCGAGCCCTGCCCGGAGGTGTAGGGGTGCTCGCTGAAGTAGTTGCGGACGTGTTCGTAGACGCCGCGGAACGTGAGCGGGTTCCTGGCACCGGAACTGCAGTGGTAGTACTCGGGCTGGCCGATCTCCGGCGTGGTCGCACAGACCGCGACGATCGCGTTGACGACGAAGTCGCACGGGATGATGTCGATGACGGCGTCGGGCGAGGCGGGGAACTCGGGCAGTTGGCCGCGGCCGTAGGCCAGGATGATCGGGTCGGCCATCTTGAACCCCTCGATCCACCCCGGGTACGGGTTGGTGAGCGAGGATTCGACGATGGCGGGCCGCACGATGGAGGCCATGAAGTCGCCGCTGAGGTCGGCGACGACGCGCTCAGCCAGCGCCTTGGCGAAGGTGTAGACGTCGGTCCAGCCGAGCGAGCGGGCCCGCTCGGTGCCTGCCGCGACGAGTTCCTGCTTGACCCACTCCTGGCGGCGTCGCTCGGTGTCCTCCGAGGTCGTCAGGTAGCCGGCCTGGCGGTGCAGCGCCTCCGCCTCCTTGCGCAGCTTGGTGAGCTGTTCGGAACTGCGGGAGCGGGCCTCGACGTGCTCCTTCATGGCGAGCGCGGCGCGGGTCTCCGCCTCGTAGTCGATGTCGTGGATGTGCGCGGCCTCGGGGATGGCCCCCGGCGCCTGCCCGCGGTGTAGGCGGTCGACACGTGCAGGTAGTGCGGGATCTTGACGAGGTTGCCCTCGTCGTCGGAGCAGGCCTCGCGCAGCTTCGTCAGCAGCGCCTTGGTGCCGACGACGTTGGTCATGAACGCCTGGTCGATGGGCGGGTCGAACGAGACGTCTCCCGCGCAGTGCAGCAGCACGTCGAGGTCACGGGGCAGGTCCGGAACCTGCGGCAGGTCGCCCTCGATGACCTCGACGCGGCTGGCCATCAGTTCCTCGACGCCGCCCGCATCGCGCACGACGTCGGCGAAGATCTTCTTCTTCAGCAGGCTGGCGACGCGCTCCGCGGCGGTCACCGATCCCTTGCGGCGCACCAGCACGGCGGTGCGGGTGTCGGGGCACTCGGTGAGCACCTTCCAGAGGATCTGCTCACCGATGAAGCCGGTGACGCCGGTCATCACGATCTTCTTGCCCGCGAGGAGGTCGCTGATCCTGCCGTCGAGCAGCGGCGGCACGTGCACCGTCCCGGGTGAGCTCACCCCGAACGTGCTAGCGGGTGGTTTGACCATCACAGCTCCCCTTCGGCGACCTGCAGGGCCTCCTCGATCGTGAAGCGGCCGACGTAGAGGGCGGTGCCGACGATGGCGCCCTCGACGCCCTGGGGCACGAGGCGGCGCAGGTCGCGCAGGTTCTCCAGCGTCGCGATGCCGCCGGAGGCGATCACCTTCTTGCCGCTGCGCGCGGCGACCGCCGTCAGAAGTTCGGTGTTGGGCCCGGTCAGCATGCCGTCGGCGTTGACGTCGGTGACCACGAAGCGCTCGCAGCCCGCCGCGACGAGCCGGTCGAGGGTCTCCATCCAGGGGCCTCCCTCCGTGGTCCAGCCGCGGGCCGCAAGGTTCTCGCCGCGCACGTCGAGGCCGATCGCGACCCGGTCGCCGTGTTCGGCGACGATCCGGTCGCACCACTGCGGGTTCTCGAGAGCTGCGGTGCCGATGTTGACGCGGCGCGCCCCCGTGGCGAGCGCCCGGTTCAGCGACTCGTCGTCGCGGATGCCGCCGGAGAGTTCCACCTGGATGTCGAGATTGCCCACGATGTCGCGCAGCAGGTCGGCGTTGCTTCCGCGACCGAACGCGGCGTCCAGGTCGACGAGGTGCAGCCAGGAGGCGCCGCCGTCCTGCCAGCGCATCGCGGCCTTCAGCGGGTCGCCGAACTCCTTCTGGGTTCCAGCGACCCCCTGCACGAGCTGAACGGCCTGACCGCCCTGCACATCAACGGCCGGCAAAAGCTCCAAAGTCTCCACGACGTCACACCCTATCCGAACACCCTCATCAGAGCTTCCGAAGCCAGGTGGCGATGAGGTGCGCCCCGGCTTCGCCCGACTTCTCGGGGTGGAACTGTGTCGAGGCGAGGTTGCCCCGTTCGACGGCGGCAACGAACCGGCCGTCCTCGTGCTCGGCGGTCGCCACGAGGGCGTCGTCGGGCCCGGTGAGCGCCGCGTAGGAGTGCACGAAGTAGAACCGCTCCCCCGCGGGGCCGCCGAACAGGCTCATGCCGTCGGCGGGCTGAACGGTGTTCCAGCCCATGTGTGGCAGCCGCCTCGCGGGGAGCGTGTCGACGCTGCCGCGCAGCACCCCGACCCCGGGGGTGACGGTGCCGTGCTCGGTGCCCTGCTCGAACAGGATCTGGTGCCCGACGCAGATGCCGAGCAGCGGCCGGTCGGCCGCGACCCACTCGCGGATCAGATCGACGCCGCCCGCCTGCGTCAGCCCCCGCATGCAGGCGGCGAAGGCGCCGACGCCCGGCACGACGAGGGCGTCCTGGCGACGCAGTTCACCGAGGTCGGACGTGACGCTGACGTCGGCGCCGGCGTTGGCGAACGCCCGGGCAGCCGAGTGCAGGTTGCCCGAGCCGTAGTCGAACAGGCCGACGCGCCGGTTCAGAGCGCGCCCTTCGTGCTCGGGATCCCCTGCTGGCGGGGGTCGATCTCGACTGCCTCGCGCAGCGCGCGGGCAAGGGCCTTGAACTCGGCCTCCACGATGTGGTGCGGGTCGCGTCCAGACAGCAGGCGCAGGTGCAGGCAGAGGCCAGCGTTGAGCGCGAGCGCCTCGAAGACGTGGTACGTCATTGACCCGGCGTACGGCACCCCGGAGCCGCCGATCAGCGCGTACGGCTGGCCCTCCGGCTCGCCCTGGCAGGTGACGTAGGGGCGGCCCGCGACATCGACGACCACGTCGGCGACGGCCTCGTCGAGCGGGATGACGGCGTGCCCGTAGCGGCGGATGCCCGCCTTGTCGCCCAACGCCTCCTTGAGAGCCTGGCCGATGCAGATGGCGGTGTCCTCGACGGTGTGGTGGCCGTCGATGTGCAGGTCGCCCTCCGCCTTGACCGTGAGGTCGATCAGCGAATGCTTCGACAGCGCCGTCAGCATGTGGTCATAGAACCCGACGCCGGTGGAGATTTCGGACGTGCCGGTGCCGTCGAGGTCCAGGGTGACGGTGATCGTCGACTCGCTGGTGGAGCGGCTGATGGTCGCGGTGCGGCTCATGAGGGGTTCCCTTCCAGTGGTGGCGAAAGCTCGTCGAGGGCGCTTCGCAGGATGGCCATCTCGTCGGGGGTGCCCGCCGAGACGCGCAGGAAGCCTGCAGGCCCGGTCTCGCGGATCAGGATGCCGCGATCCAGCAGATCCTGCCAGACGCGGTGCCTGTCGGGGAACCGCCCGAACAGCGAGAAGTTCGATTCGGAGTCGATCACCTCGTAGCCGCGACCGCGGGCCCAGTCCTCGAACGCGCGGGCCTCGGCCGCGAGCGAGCGGACCTGGGCGAGCAGTTCGTCGGAATGCGCCAGCGCGACGCGGGCGATGGCCTGCGTCTGGGCGCTGAGGTGGTACGGCAGTCGCACGATCCGGCAGGCGTCGACGATGGCGGGGGCCGCGGCGAGGTAGCCGACCCGGCCCCCCGCCAGCGCGAACGCCTTCGACATGGTGCGCGACACGATCAGCCTCGGGTGTTTCGCCAGCAGTTCGAGCGCGCTCGGCCCGCTGGAGAACTCCTGGTAGGCCTCATCCACGACAAGCAGCGTGTCGCTGCCCTCGAGCACGGCCTCGATGGTGGCCAGGTCGACGGTGGTGCCGGTCGGGTTGTTCGGGGTCGTGATCAGCGTCACCGTCGGGCGGTGCTCCGCGATCGCGCCGAGCACCAGGTCGGCGTCGAGGGTGTAGTCGGGGTGGCGCGGCACCGTCACGTACTCGGTGCAGGTGTTGCGCGCGTACTCCGGGTACATCGAGTAGGTCGGCGTGAACGTCAGGACGCGGCGCCCCGGGCCACCGAACGCGGTGAGCAGGTGCGCCATCACCTCGTTGGAGCCGTTGGCCACCCACACGTTCTCGGCGCTCAGGCCGTGGCCGAGGTACGCGGCGAGGTCGCCGCGCAGCCCGAGCGCCTCGCGATCCGGGTAACGGTTGAGGGTGCCAGCGGCGGACACGATCGCGGCGGCCATCTCGTGCCGGATCACCTGCGACGGCGGGTACGGGTTCTCGTTGACGTTGAGGACGATCGGCACGTCGATCTGCGGCGCCCCGTAGGGCTCCTGGCCGACGAGGTCGTCGCGCAGCGGCAGGTCGGCGAGGCTGATCACGCGCGCCGCCTGACGGTGACGGCCGCGGCATGCCCCGGCAACTGCTCGGCGTTGGCGAACCGCTCGACGCCGTCGGCGATGGCCATCAGGCCCTGCTCGTCGTAGCTGATCACGTGCACGGTGCGCACGAAGGATCGCACCGTCAGGCCCGACGAGTGCGCCCCGGCACCCGCGGTCGGCAGCACGTGCGTCGACCCGGCGGAGTAGTCGCCGAGCGAGACGGGCGAGTAGTCGCCGACGAAGATGGCGCCCGCGTTGCGGATCCTTGCGGCGACCGAGTCGGCGTCCGCCGTCTGGATCTCGAGGTGCTCGGCCGCGTACGCGTCGGCGACCGCGATCGCCTGGTCGAGGTCGCGCACCAGCACGACGGCCGACTGCTCCCCCGTCAGCGCGGTGCGGATCCGGTCGGCGTTGGGCGCGTCGACGACCTGCCGTTCGACCTCCGCCTGAACCTTCTCGGCCAGCGCGGTCGAGGCGGTGATCAGGACGGAGCCCGCCAGCGGGTCGTGCTCGGCCTGGGAGATCAGGTCGGCCGCGACAAAGACGGGGTTCGCGGTGTCGTCGGCGACGATCGCGATCTCGGTGGGGCCCGCCTCCGAGTCGATGCCGACCCGGCCGCGCACGAGGCGCTTGGCGGCCACCACGTAGATGTTGCCGGGGCCGGTGATCAGCGACACGGGCTCGACGATGTCCTCGACACCGTAGGCGAACATCGCGACGGCCTGGGCACCGCCGACGGCGTAGACCTCGTCAACGCCGAGCAGGTGGCACAGCGCGAGGATGTTGGGGTGCGGCAGGCCACCGAACTCGCGCTGCGGCGGGGAGGCGACCGCGATGGAGCCGACGCCCGCGACCTGCGCTGGGACGACGTTCATGATCACGCTTGAGGCCAGCGGCGCAAGGCCGCCAGGCACGTACAGGCCGACGCGGTCGACGGGGATGTTGCGCAGCGAGACGCGCGCGCCCTCGGCGAGGATCGCGGGCGCGGGGTTGGTGTCGACCTCGAGTTCCTGGGCGACCTGACGGCGGCGCCGGATCGACTCCCCGAAGGCGTCAGCCAGGTCGGGGTCGAGGTCGGCGGCGGCCTTGGCCAGCACGTCGGCAGACACGCGAAGCGAGGTGGGCGCGACGCCGTCGAAGCGCTCCGAGTACTCCATGATGGCGGCCTCGCCGCGATGCGCGACGTCGGCGACGATGGGCCGCACCACGTCAAGGGCCGCATCCACGTCGAACTGACCCCGCGGCAGGCGCGTCCGGTAGGCGCCGTCGACGCCCGTGAAATCAAGAGTTTGGAGCACGGGCCTGAGTCTAGTGTGTGACGACGATGTCGCTCTCCACCTGCTCAATGCGTGGCTCTGGCCAGAAGGCGGAGAGCAGCATGATGGGCGTCACCGCCGCGAACGGGCCGACGATCAGCGCCGAGAGGGCCCTCAGTTGCAGGTCGACCTGCACCACGTCGCCCGCCGATGCGGCGGCCAGCCGGGCGTCGAACCCGGAGGTGCCGATCACGATGCCGAACCGCCACGCCATCAGGGAGGCGCCGAGCGCCGCGAGCATCGGTACGACCGTCACGACCCAGCCGCGCTTGTGGAGCATCAGCCAGCCCACGATGCCGATCAGCAGGCCGATGCTGCCCGTGATCACCGTGAAGCTGACGTCGGCCCCGACGATGCCCGCCAGGTTCAGCTCGGACATCGTCGCGGACAGGTCGTCGCGCACCGCGTACGACGGCAGCGGCGTCGTCTTGGCCCACAGCAGCCCGCCGAGCGCCCCCATCACGACGCAGCCTGCGAAGAACACGGCGACGCGCCAGTAGGTGCGACCCCACAGCTCGGCGAGCTGCCCGCTCGGCGGGGTGACCGTCAGTGTCGGTTCGACCATCAGAGTTCCCGCTCCATGCCGACCGACGACGGCCCGAGGACCGCCTTGAGGTCGGCGAACAGCGCGGAGGTCAGCTCGACGCGGAAGCCGTCGCCGAGCCGGAAGGTCTTGACCTGTTCGCCGGTGCGCAGGTTCAGGTGCACCTCGGCGGCGCCCGGGTACTGGGCGAGGATCCGCTTCAGTTCACCCACCACACCCGGCGTGCAGCGCACCGCGGGAAGCGTCAGCGCCAGCGGCCCGACGTTGCCCTCAGCGCTCATGTGGGGAACGGTGAGGCCCTGCGCCCGGACCCGGCCGCGGTCCTCTCCGGACTCGACGATGCCGTCGACCGAGACGATCGTGTCGGGTGCGAGGTGTTGCGCGACCTGGTCGTAGACGCGCGGGAAGACCGTCACCTCGATGGAGTTGGTGAGGTCCTCCAGCACGACCTGCGCCCAGATGTTGCCCGCCTTGTTGACGCGACGGTTGACCGAGGTGATCAGCCCGCACAGCTTCGCGGGCCCTCGGTAGCCGTCCTCGGCAACCGCCGCGGCGATGCTCCGGTCGCCGTTGCTCTGCAGCACGTGCTCCAGCCCGTTGAGCGGGTGGTCGGAGACGTAGAGGCCCAGCATCTCGCGCTCGAAGGCGAGCTTGGTGCGACGGTCCCACTCGTCGACCTCCGGCACCTGGCCGTGCACGGCAGACGACGAGTCGTCCTGCTCCGCCTCGAAGCCGAAGTCGAAGCCGTCCTGGCCGTTCTCGGCGTTGCGCTTGAGGTCGATGATGGAGTCGACGGCGTTCTCGAAGATGCCCATCAACGAGCGGCGGGTGTGGCCGAGTTCGTCGAAGGCGCCGGACTTGATCAGCGACTCGATGACGCGCTTGTTGCACATCAGCAGCGGCGCCTTGTCGAGGAAGTCGTAGAAGTCGGACGCGGGCCCGACGGCGTTGCGCTCCTCGATCCAGGCCGTCACGACCTTGTCTCCGACGTTGCGCACGGCGCCCAGGCCGAAGCGGATGTGCTGCCCGACGGGGGTGAACATGACCTCGGAGGAGTTCACATCGGGCGGCAGCACCTCGATGCCCATGTGCCTGCACTCGGCAAGGTACAGCGCCGACTTGTCCTTGTCGTCGCGCACCGACTGCAGCAGTGCCGCCATGTACTCGACCGGATAGTTGGCCTTGAGCCACGCCGTCCAGTAGGAGATGACGCCGTAGGCGGCGGAGTGCGCCTTGTTGAACGCGTAGTCGGAGAACGGGAGCAGGATGTCCCACAGCGTCTGGATGGCGGCCTTGGAGTAGCCGCGCTCGATCATGCCGCCGGAGAAGATCTCGTATTGGGCGTCCAGTTCGGCCTTCTTCTTCTTGCCCATCGCGCGGCGCAGCATGTCCGCGCCGCCCAGCGTGTACCCGGCGAGGTGCTGCGCGATGGCCATCACCTGCTCCTGGTAGACGATCAGGCCGTAGGTCTCGCCGAGGATCGGCTCCAGCGCCTCCGCCAGGTCGGGGTGGATGGGTTCGACGGGCTCGCGGCCGGTCTTGCGGCGGGCGTACTTGTTGTGCGAGTCGGCACCCATCGGCCCCGGTCGGTACAGCGCGCCGACGGCGGAGATGTCTTCGAAGCAGTCGGGCTGCATGGAGCGCAGCAGGGAACGCATCGGCCCGCCGTCGAGCTGGAACACCCCGAGGGTGTCGCCGCGCTGCAGCAGGTCGAAGGTCTTGGGGTCGTCGAGGGTGAGCGTCTCGAGGTCGATGTCGAGCTGCTGGTTCAGCGTGATGTTGTTGAGGGCGTCGGCGATCACCGTCAGGTTCCTGAGCCCGAGGAAGTCCATCTTGATCAGGCCGAGGCTCTCGCAGCCCGGGTAGTCGAACTGCGTGATGATGGCGCCGTCGGCCTCGCGCTTCATGAGGGGCACGATGTCGATCAGGGGCGCCCGGCTCATGATGACGCCTGCCGCGTGCACGCCCCACTGACGCTTCAGGCCCTCGATGCCGCGCGCCGTGTCGACGACGGTGCGCACGTCGGGCGTGGACTGGTACAGCTCGCGGAACTCGGCGCCCTCCGCGTAGCGCTTGTGTTCGTCGTTGAACAGGTCACCGAGCGGGACGCCCTTGCCCATCACGTCCGGGGGCATCGCCTTG is a genomic window containing:
- the dnaE gene encoding DNA polymerase III subunit alpha — translated: MLDGAARIKDLFQGAEEMGMPALAITDHGNLYGAYEFYKASKSFGVKPIIGLEAYLTPRTHRSERKRVQFGDGTGDDVASKGAYTHMTMWAANQEGMHNLFRLSTRSSLEGFFYKPRADRELLNLYGNGLIGTTGCPSGEVQTFLRLGQYNNAREAAAEFRDIFGDGNFYVELMDHGLDIETRVRSDLLKLAKDLNLPLVASNDLHYVHADDADSHDTLLCVSSGSRKAQTDRFKFDGNGYYLKSPEEMRHLFRALPEACDNTLAIAERIETAFDEGIGTYMPRFDVPDGETEDSWFRKEVERGLDVRYPNGYGQDVRDRAEFEMGIIVQMGFSGYFLVVADFINWAKSNGVRVGPGRGSGAGSMCAYAMRITDLDPIEHGLIFERFLNPERVSMPDFDIDFDDRRRGEVIQYVTDKYGSEYVAQIITYGSIKAKAAVKDSARVLDMPFAIGEQITKAMPPDVMGKGVPLGDLFNDEHKRYAEGAEFRELYQSTPDVRTVVDTARGIEGLKRQWGVHAAGVIMSRAPLIDIVPLMKREADGAIITQFDYPGCESLGLIKMDFLGLRNLTVIADALNNITLNQQLDIDLETLTLDDPKTFDLLQRGDTLGVFQLDGGPMRSLLRSMQPDCFEDISAVGALYRPGPMGADSHNKYARRKTGREPVEPIHPDLAEALEPILGETYGLIVYQEQVMAIAQHLAGYTLGGADMLRRAMGKKKKAELDAQYEIFSGGMIERGYSKAAIQTLWDILLPFSDYAFNKAHSAAYGVISYWTAWLKANYPVEYMAALLQSVRDDKDKSALYLAECRHMGIEVLPPDVNSSEVMFTPVGQHIRFGLGAVRNVGDKVVTAWIEERNAVGPASDFYDFLDKAPLLMCNKRVIESLIKSGAFDELGHTRRSLMGIFENAVDSIIDLKRNAENGQDGFDFGFEAEQDDSSSAVHGQVPEVDEWDRRTKLAFEREMLGLYVSDHPLNGLEHVLQSNGDRSIAAAVAEDGYRGPAKLCGLITSVNRRVNKAGNIWAQVVLEDLTNSIEVTVFPRVYDQVAQHLAPDTIVSVDGIVESGEDRGRVRAQGLTVPHMSAEGNVGPLALTLPAVRCTPGVVGELKRILAQYPGAAEVHLNLRTGEQVKTFRLGDGFRVELTSALFADLKAVLGPSSVGMEREL